One window from the genome of Rhodococcus sp. ABRD24 encodes:
- a CDS encoding transposase, which yields MPKPYPKEFRDDIVRVARGREPGQQLKQIAADFGISESCLASWMKAADVEDGIKPGTTASENAELREARKRIRLLEQENEVLRRAAAYLSQANLPGK from the coding sequence GTGCCGAAGCCGTATCCCAAAGAGTTCCGTGACGACATCGTCCGCGTCGCCCGAGGCCGTGAGCCTGGTCAGCAACTGAAGCAGATCGCCGCCGACTTCGGGATCAGCGAGTCCTGCCTGGCCAGCTGGATGAAGGCCGCCGATGTCGAAGACGGCATCAAACCCGGAACCACCGCGAGCGAGAACGCCGAGCTGCGCGAGGCGCGGAAGCGGATCCGGCTGCTCGAACAGGAGAACGAAGTCCTGCGTCGGGCGGCGGCGTATCTGTCGCAGGCGAACCTGCCGGGAAAATGA
- a CDS encoding CHAP domain-containing protein — protein MTAQPTVRRCRRRRLVVWIAAVIAVLAVVAGGVLWWAPERYMPWDTASFPDVDMSQLSPTQARVVDLLEQEHGQQRPGTFYSDGADEPWCANFVSWIMREAGQPLSNPNSGSWRIPGVYTLQEYYESADRFEPIGNGYRPKTGDVVLYNNEFRIGQHTNFVVAVDGDTATTVGGNELGKIRVHDLDWQSDSAVVGFGRLDS, from the coding sequence ATGACCGCACAGCCCACCGTTCGTCGCTGCCGCCGCCGTCGCCTCGTCGTCTGGATCGCTGCCGTGATCGCGGTGCTGGCTGTGGTGGCGGGCGGTGTGCTGTGGTGGGCGCCGGAGCGGTACATGCCGTGGGACACGGCGTCCTTCCCCGACGTCGACATGTCGCAGCTGTCGCCGACGCAGGCGCGGGTCGTCGACCTGCTCGAGCAGGAACACGGGCAGCAGCGTCCCGGCACCTTCTATTCGGACGGAGCCGACGAGCCGTGGTGCGCCAACTTCGTCAGTTGGATAATGCGGGAGGCGGGCCAGCCGCTGTCGAACCCCAACTCCGGGTCTTGGCGCATCCCCGGCGTTTACACGCTGCAGGAGTACTACGAATCGGCAGATCGGTTCGAGCCCATCGGCAACGGCTACCGGCCCAAGACGGGTGATGTGGTGCTCTACAACAACGAATTCCGGATCGGGCAGCACACCAACTTCGTCGTCGCGGTTGACGGTGACACCGCCACCACGGTCGGCGGCAACGAACTCGGCAAGATCCGGGTCCACGACCTCGACTGGCAGTCCGACTCCGCCGTCGTGGGATTCGGCCGGTTGGATTCCTGA